A single window of Granulicella mallensis MP5ACTX8 DNA harbors:
- a CDS encoding HIT family protein, producing MFFRKETGKSTHNAVPYTFGMDRLWTPWRYSYVTGQDKGTSKRGVPAALSAWPGETHCVFCNMLAATEYAVAHGMAQDEADAAVYILERGRTCFLVLNAFPYNAGHLMVLPYQHEASLAALPAETAAELMTLARRAERVLRKVYRPDGLNLGLNLGESAGAGVAEHLHLHAVPRWSGDNNFMSVLGETRILPEMLTESYQRLRLALLAEPAE from the coding sequence GTGTTCTTTCGGAAGGAAACGGGCAAATCGACCCACAACGCTGTCCCCTATACTTTCGGGATGGACAGGCTATGGACGCCGTGGCGCTACTCTTACGTTACCGGCCAGGACAAAGGGACATCGAAACGCGGCGTTCCGGCTGCCCTGTCGGCGTGGCCGGGCGAGACCCATTGCGTCTTCTGCAATATGCTCGCGGCAACAGAGTACGCCGTGGCCCATGGCATGGCACAGGACGAAGCCGATGCCGCCGTCTATATCCTGGAGCGCGGCCGGACCTGCTTCCTGGTGCTCAACGCCTTTCCCTACAACGCCGGACATCTCATGGTGCTTCCCTACCAGCACGAGGCCAGCCTCGCCGCGCTGCCGGCGGAGACAGCCGCCGAGCTGATGACGCTGGCACGGCGGGCGGAGCGGGTTCTGCGCAAGGTCTATCGGCCCGATGGATTGAATCTGGGTCTGAACCTGGGCGAGTCGGCGGGCGCAGGTGTGGCTGAGCATCTGCATCTTCACGCGGTCCCTCGTTGGTCAGGAGACAACAACTTCATGAGTGTGCTCGGAGAGACTCGCATCCTTCCGGAGATGCTCACGGAGAGCTATCAGCGATTGCGCCTAGCACTCCTGGCCGAACCTGCGGAGTGA
- a CDS encoding nuclear transport factor 2 family protein encodes MHTRSVALVLLLATAVPLRLAAAPQHKRETREQVVALEQQWRQAELGNDVPAMDKLLSDDYLGITGTGEVLTKAQQLDHMRLRQIVITSLDLSDIKVKVIGHIAIVNSLAKLEGSVDGHSMDGSYRYTRVYQHLPGGMWKITSFEATRILGGKKAQEIPAATDKAESPGSK; translated from the coding sequence GTGCATACAAGATCTGTCGCCCTCGTCCTTCTCCTTGCAACGGCGGTGCCCCTGCGGCTGGCTGCTGCGCCCCAACACAAGCGCGAAACCCGCGAACAGGTGGTCGCCCTGGAGCAGCAGTGGCGTCAGGCTGAGCTGGGCAACGATGTTCCGGCGATGGATAAGCTGCTCTCCGACGACTACCTGGGCATCACCGGAACCGGCGAGGTCCTGACCAAGGCCCAGCAGCTCGATCACATGCGATTACGTCAGATCGTCATCACCTCGCTCGATCTCTCCGATATCAAGGTCAAGGTGATTGGCCACATCGCCATCGTCAACTCTCTGGCGAAGCTCGAAGGGTCGGTCGACGGCCATTCCATGGACGGCAGCTATCGTTACACGCGCGTCTACCAACACCTGCCCGGCGGGATGTGGAAGATTACGAGTTTTGAGGCTACGCGCATTCTTGGGGGGAAGAAGGCTCAGGAGATACCCGCAGCAACGGATAAGGCTGAGTCGCCCGGTTCGAAGTAG
- a CDS encoding putative quinol monooxygenase translates to MISFIVRLRFSPEDHDSIENILRELTRESRLEPGCVTYVPHFVDGDANTVVIYEQYRDEAAVEHHRATPHFAQFAIGGLYQKMLEREVENLTFIA, encoded by the coding sequence ATGATCAGCTTTATTGTCCGTCTGCGTTTCTCTCCGGAAGACCACGATTCCATCGAGAACATCCTGCGCGAGCTCACGCGCGAGTCGCGTCTCGAGCCCGGCTGCGTCACCTATGTTCCTCATTTTGTGGATGGAGACGCCAATACCGTCGTCATCTACGAGCAGTATCGCGACGAAGCCGCGGTCGAGCATCATCGCGCGACGCCGCACTTCGCCCAGTTCGCTATCGGGGGTCTTTACCAGAAGATGCTCGAGCGCGAGGTCGAGAACCTGACCTTTATTGCCTAA
- a CDS encoding adenylosuccinate synthase gives MSQSQNKSQRPSAVILGAQWGDEGKGKIVDVLSEKFDIVARYAGGHNAGHTVIIHGKKFVLQLIPCGVLRPGCKGVIGNGVVLDPQAFLNEVKKLREAGLPVDEQLFVSNRAQVILPYHRMIELAAETAPGRQTIGTTRRGIGPAYEDKIHRNGLRVIDLLNNSLLRTHINNACHEKNTIAHALFGTEPLDPRQMYEEYARLAEQIAPFVTDTAYLLNNAIDQGQNVMFEGAQGALLDIDHGTYPFVTSSSSTAGGAVTGTGVGPTKIGTVIGVTKAYVTRVGEGPFPTEISDASGELLRARGQEYGAVTGRPRRCGWLDIPLLRYSNMINATEWLVVTKMDVMDECPEIPVCTSYKIDGKVTDIIPADIRGFEKIEPIYTTLKGWMAPTEGITEYDKLPKLAQEYLEFVSRESGAKIGMISTGPDRVQTMTQPGFDEALG, from the coding sequence GTGAGTCAATCCCAGAACAAGAGCCAGCGTCCGTCCGCCGTCATCCTTGGAGCCCAATGGGGCGATGAAGGTAAGGGCAAGATCGTCGATGTTCTCAGCGAAAAGTTCGACATCGTCGCCCGTTATGCCGGAGGCCACAACGCCGGTCACACCGTCATCATCCACGGCAAGAAGTTTGTCCTGCAGCTCATCCCGTGCGGCGTACTGCGTCCCGGCTGCAAGGGCGTCATCGGCAACGGCGTCGTGCTCGACCCGCAGGCCTTCCTCAACGAGGTCAAGAAGCTTCGCGAGGCCGGTCTCCCTGTCGACGAGCAGCTCTTCGTCTCGAACCGCGCCCAGGTCATCCTGCCGTACCACCGCATGATCGAGCTGGCGGCGGAGACCGCTCCCGGCCGCCAGACCATCGGCACCACGCGCCGCGGCATCGGTCCGGCGTATGAAGACAAGATCCACCGCAACGGGCTTCGGGTCATCGACCTGCTGAACAACTCGCTGCTGCGCACGCACATCAACAACGCCTGCCACGAGAAGAACACCATCGCTCATGCACTCTTCGGCACCGAGCCGCTCGACCCCCGGCAGATGTACGAGGAGTACGCCCGCCTCGCCGAGCAGATTGCTCCGTTCGTCACCGATACCGCCTACCTGCTCAACAACGCCATCGACCAGGGCCAGAACGTGATGTTTGAGGGCGCGCAGGGTGCGCTGCTCGACATCGACCACGGGACCTATCCGTTCGTTACCAGCTCCTCCTCGACCGCCGGCGGAGCCGTTACCGGCACCGGCGTCGGCCCGACGAAGATCGGCACGGTCATCGGCGTCACCAAGGCCTACGTCACGCGCGTCGGCGAAGGGCCGTTCCCGACCGAGATCTCGGACGCCTCCGGCGAACTGCTTCGCGCTCGCGGACAGGAGTACGGAGCCGTAACGGGCCGTCCGCGCCGCTGCGGCTGGCTGGATATCCCGTTGCTGCGCTACTCCAACATGATCAACGCGACCGAGTGGCTCGTCGTCACCAAGATGGACGTCATGGACGAGTGCCCGGAGATTCCGGTCTGCACCAGCTACAAGATCGACGGCAAGGTCACGGACATCATCCCGGCCGACATCCGGGGCTTCGAGAAGATCGAGCCCATCTACACCACGCTGAAGGGCTGGATGGCTCCGACCGAGGGCATCACCGAGTACGACAAGCTGCCGAAGCTGGCACAGGAGTACCTGGAGTTCGTCTCGCGCGAGAGCGGAGCGAAGATCGGCATGATCTCCACCGGCCCCGACCGTGTACAGACCATGACACAGCCCGGCTTCGACGAAGCGCTCGGCTAA